In Cottoperca gobio chromosome 1, fCotGob3.1, whole genome shotgun sequence, a genomic segment contains:
- the lrata gene encoding lecithin retinol acyltransferase a: MLQLVTFILEKLCLLSNFKLLKSSWSDDVDRERHAQRGSLPLLRRGDLLEVPRTLFTHYGIYLGDNKVAHLIPDILPVLTNDKKLISSVITNKRLIFGCIYRCATVRVDTLEDFAYGSNILINPLDKMMKNQTLPNEDVAKRAEKHIGVIPYSLLWYNCEHFVTYCRYGSAASRQTEKFCECLKSIIRDQRSVIVSGLLGMIAVVCFGTASSTTLPTILITFTLWMAG, from the exons ATGCTGCAGCTGGTTACATTCATTTTGGAGAAGCTGTGTCTTCTCTCCAACTTCAAACTTTTGAAGTCCAGCTGGTCGGACGATGTGGACCGGGAGCGGCACGCGCAGCGCGGTTCCTTACCGCTCCTCCGAAGGGGAGACCTGCTGGAGGTCCCCAGAACCCTTTTCACCCACTACGGCATTTATTTAGGCGACAATAAAGTCGCCCACCTGATCCCTGACATCCTGCCTGTGCTTACAAACGACAAGAAGCTCATCAGTTCTGTCATTACAAACAAGAGACTCATCTTCGGCTGCATCTACAGATGCGCCACGGTGCGCGTGGACACATTAGAGGACTTTGCATACGGCTCCAACATACTGATTAACCCCctggataaaatgatgaagaatCAAACATTGCCCAACGAAGATGTCGCTAAGAGAGCTGAAAAACACATCGGAGTAATTCCGTACAGTCTGCTGTGGTATAACTGTGAGCACTTTGTGACATATTGCAGATATGGATCTGCAGCCAGCCGTCAAACAGAGAAG TTCTGCGAGTGCTTGAAATCAATCATCAGAGACCAGCGCAGCGTGATTGTCTCAGGCCTCCTTGGAATGATCGCCGTCGTCTGTTTCGGCACGGCATCGTCAACTACGTTACCCACAATCCTTATAACCTTCACTCTGTGGATGGCTGGTTAA
- the LOC115007212 gene encoding uncharacterized protein LOC115007212, translating to MPSHIMLSYQWDDQALVKKIHDRLKDDGLPVWMDIEGGVTGNINDSMAAGVEEAVVICPFMTPAYQASRSCKKELNYADTREVIIVPAMLTNNWEASEWLGLITAGLLWVDFRNAQKDEEHFEMCLRSLEEEIMFNAGHLLAVEEPQREQVDQPEPSKPHLKKKPGRGFRHALSKLYIHESGEQIIPPTEDSRNTVELNETAGDHCYWVEIKGDGCKYYRNVVTNRYLGFDPSRNQVHSEVSPAASEEWLMLVDLTDQSHQRAVIMKNKHSGRFLAVHNGHFIGLTSYNEDCKWFLE from the exons ATGCCATCTCATATTATGCTCTCCTACCAGTGGGATGACCAGGCTCTGGTGAAAAAGATACACGACCGTCTCAAAGATGATGGTCTGCCAGTGTGGATGGATATCGAAGGAGGGGTGACGGGGAACATAAACGACTC gatGGCTGCAGGTGTGGAGGAGGCTGTGGTGATTTGTCCGTTCATGACTCCAGCTTACCAGGCGTCCCGCAGCTGTAAGAAGGAGCTCAACTATGCAGACACCAGGGAGGTCATCATCGTGCCCGCCATGTTGACCAACAACTGGGAGGCAAGCGAGTGGCTGGGGCTGATCACCGCAGGCCTGCTGTGGGTGGACTTCAG AAATGCGCAGAAGGACGAGGAGCACTTTGAGATGTGTCTCAGGTCTCTGGAGGAGGAGATCATGTTTAACGCTGGTCACCTCCTGGCAGTTGAAGAACCTCAGAGGGAGCAGGTGGATCAGCCAGAACCGTCAAAACCACACCTGAAGAAGAAACCGGGACGAGGGTTTCGCCACGCTCTCTCAAAGCTCTACATCCATGAATCAG GTGAGCAGATAATCCCCCCCACTGAAGACTCCAGAAACACAGTGGAGCTCAATGAGACAGCTGGAGATCATTGTTACTGGGTGGAGATTAAGGGCGACGGCTGTAAGTACTACAGGAACGTCGTCACCAACCGATACCTGG GGTTTGACCCCAGCAGGAACCAGGTCCACTCTGAGGTCAGTCCGGCTGCGTCTGAAGAGTGGCTGATGTTGGTGGATCTGACGGACCAGAGCCACCAGAGAGCCGTCATCATGAAGAACAAACACTCGGGGAGGTTCCTGGCAGTCCACAATGGCCACTTTATTGGACTTACATCGTACAATGAAGACTGCAAATGGTTTTTAGAATAA
- the fgg gene encoding fibrinogen gamma chain, with translation MAPSLFATAGGLLLLFSFSSAQIRGDNLASCTTNDGFGKYCPTTCGVADYMLRYIPGVERDLDDLQEQLDTIANLTTGAEETAVYMKDTTILSQKTSQPDIDFKRSSSILDDVQRFEKTIVSQEQQIFELQNLVSSNERRMSDLKQLSIQLQQKCSEPCKDSVEIQPLTGSDCQDIANKGATTSGLYYVKPAKAIEQFLVYCEIDGFGGGFTVLQRRRDGSVDFKKDWIQYKQGFGYLSPDDTTEFWLGNEKIHLLTATTTMPTVLRIELVDWEGNKRHADYTMFRVEGENDMYRLTYGYYFGGDAGDAFNGFDFGDDPSDRFYTSHNGMQFSTIDKDNDKYDGHCAKQDGSGWWMNRCHAAHLNGKYYQGGRYTEKDAGEFGFDNGIIWVTWHNRWYSLKETTMKIIPLNRIVGGGGQQTGVKQFGGLES, from the exons ATGGCTCCATCACTTTTTGCGACGGCAGGGGGacttcttttacttttctcCTTCTCATCAGCA CAAATCAGAGGAGACAACCTGGCATCCTGCACCACAAATGATGGCTTT GGAAAGTACTGTCCTACAACATGTGGAGTGGCAGATTACATGCTGAGGTATATACCGGGGGTGGAGAGGGATTTGGACGATTTGCAAGAGCAACTTGACACAATCGCTAATTTGACCACGGGGGCCGAAGAAACAGCTGTCTACATGAAAGATACGACTATATTATCTCAAAAGACCTCCCAGCCAG ACATAGACTTCAAAAGATCATCGAGTATTCTGGACGATGTTCAACGATTTGAAAAGACCATCGTCTCACAGGAACAGCAAATATT TGAACTTCAGAATTTAGTTTCATCCAACGAGAGGAGAATGTCAGACTTGAAACAGCTCTCcattcagctgcagcagaaatgcAGTGAGCCCTGCAAAGACTCAGTTGAGATCCAGCCCCTCACAGGATCag ACTGCCAGGATATTGCAAACAAAGGCGCCACCACCAGTGGGCTTTATTATGTGAAGCCAGCGAAAGCCATTGAGCAGTTCCTGGTCTATTGTGAGATTGACGGCTTTGGAGGTGGcttcacagtattacagagg AGACGTGACGGCAGCGTGGACTTCAAGAAGGACTGGATCCAGTACAAGCAGGGCTTCGGTTATCTCTCACCAGATGACACCACAGAGTTCTGGCTCGGTAACGAGAAGATACATCTCCTGACGGCCACTACGACCATGCCAACTGTACTGAGGATAGAGCTTGTTGACTGGGAGGGCAACAAAAG GCATGCCGACTACACCATGTTCAGAGTTGAAGGAGAGAACGACATGTACCGTCTAACATACGGCTACTACTTTGGCGGTGATGCTGGAGATGCGTTCAATGGCTTTGATTTTGGTGATGATCCCAGTGACAGGTTCTACACGTCTCACAATGGCATGCAGTTCAGTACCATCGACAAGGACAATGACAAGTATGATGGCCACTGCGCTAAGCAGGACGGCTCCGGCTGGTGGATGAACAGATGTCACGCTGCCCATTTGAACGGCAAATACTACCAGG GTGGCAGGTACACAGAAAAGGATGCAGGTGAATTTGGCTTTGACAACGGCATTATTTGGGTCACATGGCACAACCGCTGGTACTCCCTGAAAGAGACCACCATGAAGATCATTCCCCTCAATCGCATTGTAGGAGGCGGTGGACAGCAGACTGGGGTGAAACAGTTTGGCGGATTAGAATCTTAA
- the plrg1 gene encoding pleiotropic regulator 1 produces the protein MAEDVQKHSVHTLVFRSLKRTHDMFVSDHAKSVALDDESHKVKMGVKLKADYSAVQHMPVLKEGKDRVSQLPGSMLGHQSYTQPGDDPEYLITGTHAYPSGPGVSLTADTKMHRNPSEGGVLSMALALPPSQARHDISRTSASVGDIHRHAGGGERSHPHLTSVSLLDGGTRNSTLSRKAPTMPKPQWHPPWKLFRVISGHLGWVRSIAVEPGNQWFVTGSADRTIKIWDLASGKLKLSLTGHISTVRGVAVSNRSPYLFSCGEDKQVKCWDLEYNKVIRHYHGHLSAVYDIDLHPTIDVLVTCSRDATARVWDIRSKANVHTLTGHTNTVATVRCQAAEPQVITGSHDSTIRLWDLIAGKTRATLTNHKKSVRTLALHPRQYTFASGSADNIKQWMFPDGNFIQNLSGHNAIINTLAVNSDGVLVSGADNGTIHMWDWRTGYNFQRIHAAVQPGSLDSESGIFACKFDNSESRLITAEADKTIKVYKEDDTATEESHPVNWKPEILKRKRF, from the exons ATGGCCGAG GATGTCCAGAAGCACTCCGTCCACACGTTGGTCTTCAGATCTCTCAAAAGGACGCATGATATGTTTGTGTCCGACCATGCGAAGTCCGTCGCACTGGATGATGAAAG CCACAAGGTGAAGATGGGTGTGAAACTGAAGGCGGATTATAGTGCAGTTCAACACATGCCTGTCCTGAAGGAAGGGAAGGACCGAGTGTCACAGCTTCCTGGCAGTATGCTCGGCCACCAGAGCTACACACAGCCAG GGGATGACCCAGAATACCTGATCACCGGGACACATGCGTATCCCTCTGGACCTG GAGTATCCTTGACTGCTGACACAAAGATGCACAGGAATCCCAGTGAGGGAGGAGTCCTCTCCATGGCGCTGGCCTTGCCGCCCTCACAGGCCAG GCATGACATAAGTCGCACTTCTGCCAGTGTTGGTGACATCCATCGACATgcgggaggaggagagagatcgCACCCTCATTTGACTTCTGTG tcTCTCTTGGACGGAGGCACCAGAAATTCTACGCTCTCCAGGAAAGCTCCAACCATGCCTAAACCCCAGTGGCATCCTCCATGGAAACTGTTCCGG GTTATCAGTGGTCACCTTGGCTGGGTGAGATCCATCGCTGTGGAGCCGGGGAATCAGTGGTTTGTCACAGGCTCTGCTGATAGAACCATAAAG ATCTGGGACCTGGCCAGTGGGAAGCTGAAGCTCTCCCTGACTGGACACATCAGTACAGTGCGAGGTGTGGCGGTCAGCAATCGCAGCCCCTACCTGTTCTCCTGTGGAGAAGACAAGCAAGTCAAGTGCTGGGATCTGGAGTACAACAAG GTCATCAGGCACTACCACGGACACCTTAGTGCTGTGTATGATATAGACCTGCATCCAACTATTGACGTGCTGGTGACGTGCAGCAGAGATGCCACAGCGAGG GTGTGGGACATCAGGTCAAAAGCTAACGTGCACACACTCACCGGCCACACCAACACTGTCGCCACAGTGAGATGTCAGGCTGCAGAACCACAAGTCATCACCG GCAGCCACGATTCAACCATCAGGCTCTGGGATTTGATTGCTGGAAAAACTAGAGCAACTCTGACAAACCACAAGAAGTCTGTCCGAACTCTGGCGCTGCACCCGAGACA ATACACGTTTGCCTCTGGCTCTGCTGATAATATCAAGCAGTGGATGTTCCCAGATGGCAACTTCATCCAGAACCTGTCAGGCCACAACGCCATCATCAACACTCTTGCTGTTAACTCTGATGGCGTGCTGGTGTCTGGAG CCGACAATGGAACCATCCACATGTGGGATTGGAGGACAGGCTACAACTTCCAGCGGATTCATGCAGCTGTGCAGCCGGGGTCTCTGGACAGCGAGTCTGGCATCTTTGCGTGCAAGTTCGATAACTCCGAAAGCAGACTGATCACCGCCGAGGCCGACAAGACCATAAAAGTGTACAAAGAGGACGACACCGCC ACAGAGGAAAGCCACCCCGTCAACTGGAAACCAGAAATCCTCAAGAGAAAAAGATTCtaa